In Salvelinus namaycush isolate Seneca chromosome 20, SaNama_1.0, whole genome shotgun sequence, the following proteins share a genomic window:
- the LOC120064581 gene encoding insulin-like growth factor-binding protein 6 produces MLLYPDLLALLFLQLALSSPWTLASRLPPLSGGNPSSKGSQVARAPTQRQQSGELSTSVLALGEPCGVYTLSCARGLRCTPPLGYPSPLQALLQGRGVCSNASGPSPSERPQLTATHPTPSEDLEKTPCRRLLNTVLKGLQPLVFQSDCADIYIPNCDKHGFFRKKQCRSSRGMHRGHCWCVDKSGIPTPSHTSPGGTLICDNA; encoded by the exons ATGCTTCTGTACCCTGACCTTCTGGCCCTACTGTTCCTCCAGCTTGCGCTCTCCAGCCCATGGACACTAGCCTCCCGGCTGCCTCCTCTCAGTGGAGGGAATCCCTCCAGTAAGGGCTCCCAGGTGGCCAGGGCCCCCACACAGAGGCAGCAGTCTGGAGAGCTCAGCACCAGTGTCCTGGCCCTGGGGGAGCCCTGTGGGGTCTACACTCTGAGCTGTGCCCGTGGACTCCGCTGCACCCCACCACTGGGGTACCCCAGCCCCCTCCAGGCCCTGTTGCAGGGCAGGGGAGTCTGCAGCAATGCCAGTGGACCCAGCCCTTCTGAGAGGCCCCAGCTCACAG CCACACACCCAACACCCAGTGAAGACCTGGAGAAG acTCCATGCCGTAGGCTGCTTAACACTGTACTTAAAGGTCTGCAGCCCCTGGTCTTCCAGTCAGACTGTGCTGATATATATATCCCCAACTGTGACAAGCATGGTTTCTTCAGAAAGAAGCAG TGTCGGTCGTCTCGGGGCATGCATCGCGGCCACTGCTGGTGTGTGGACAAGAGTGGCATACCAACCCCATCACACACAAGCCCAGGGGGCACCCTGATCTGTGACAACGCATGA